From Granulimonas faecalis:
CCGAGCAGCTCGTGCGCATGATGGCGTCGTGCGACCCCCAGGACTTCTCGGGCGGCACCCTCACGGTGGGCGCTCCCTCCGGCTTTGCCAGCCGCGTGCTCGAGCGCGAGCGCCCCCGCCTGGAGGAGGCGCTGAGCAGCGCTGCCTTCGAGCCGGTGACGGTGGCCTTCTCCGCGCCGTCGCGCGAGGTCGCCGCCCCGACCCCGGCACCCGCCGCCCTGACCGCCCCGCCATCCCAGCCGGCACCCGCCGCCCAGGCCCCGGTGCCCGGGACCCAGCCGCGACCGGTCTCCACCGCGGGCGACCCCAACACCATGACCTACGAGGACTACCTCGCCCTGTACGGCAAGGGCTCCCCCTCACAGGAGCCGGCCGCCCCCTCCGGGCAGGACGCCGGGCCCCAACCTGCGGGCCGCGCCGCCAACCCCCTCGTGGAGCTCTGCGGCGAGGGCGACGCCAGCCTCACCTTCGACACCTTCGTCGAGGCCGACGAGAACCGCTTCGCCCTCCAGGCCGCCAAGCAGGTGGCCAACGGCTCCACGGCCTACAACCCGCTGTTCATCCACGGCAGCTCGGGCCTGGGCAAGACCCACCTGCTCCGCGCCATCCAGAACTACATCGCCACCAACGACCCGGAGCGCCAGTGCGTCTACCGCGTGGCCAGCGACTTCCGCGACGACTACGTGGCCGCCATGAACGGCAAGGACCGCTCCGTCAAGGAGAACCTCTCCCGCAACTACAAGGACATCGACGTCCTCATCCTCGACGACATCCAGCACATCGCCAACGCACAGGGGACCATGACGTTCTTCTTCGAGACGTTCAACCACCTCATCGAGCACGGCAAGCAGATCGTGCTGGCGGCCGACGTCCCGCCGGCCGAGATCGGCATGGACGAGCGCTTCACGAGCCGCATGCTGCAGGGCCTCCCCGTGGCGGTGCAGTCCCCGTCCCTCGAGTTCAAACGGGTGCTCATCGACACCTTCCACCAGCGCATGAAGGGCGGCGACGGCCCCGAGGCGGCCGGCGACCTCACCTCCGACGACCTCTCCCTCATGGCCGAGCGCGCCGGCGGCAACATCCGCTCCATCCGCGGCTTCGTGCAAAAGTGCCTGTTCACCTCGGCGGCCCTGGCGGCCGAGGGCAAGTCCATCGAGCCCGCCGACATCGTGGCCGCGGCCGCCGAGGTCTGGCCCGCCGACGGCGTGCTCATCTCCATCGACGACATCCAGCAGATGGTGCAGTCGCAGTTCTCCGTGAGCCGCCAGGACCTCGTGAGCAACAAGCGCAACAAGGAGATCGCCCAGCCCAGACACGTGGCCATCTACCTCGCCCGCGAGCTCACCGACTCCACGCTCCAGGAGATCGGCCGCAAGTTCGGCGGGCGTAGCCACGCCACGGTCAAGCACTCCATCGCCTGGGTGGAGGACCGTATGGACCAGGACCGCCTCTTCCACGACCAGGTCATGCGCCTGCGCGACCGCCTGGGAGGTTCGTGAACATGACCGCGTTCAAAACGTCGAGAAAGCCGTTCAAAACCGGCGCCCCGCTGTCGACGGGGTTTTCGACAGGCATCCCGGCTGTCGATTTCACCCCCGGTTGTGAACAGCTACAGATGTTCTGTTCACACCCGCCCACCTGCACCGTCGACGGTCTTGAACATTTCGACACGTCCTACTGATACCACCATGTATTCTTCTTTCTAAAGAAAGGGTTAGTAATGAGATTCACCGTAAGCCAGACGGCCCTGCAGAAAGCCCTTTCCGTGGTGATCAAGGGCACCGCCGCGTCCTCGACCCTGCCCATCCTCACCGGCATCAAGATCACCGCCGGGGAGGGGACCCTGGAGTTCCAGGCCACCGACCTCGATATATCCCTCAAGCACCGTATCCCCGCCAACGTCGAGGATGGCGGGACCACGGTGGTCTCGGGCAAGATGATCGCCGGCATCGTGAAGAGCCTGCCGGACGCGCCCGTGACCTTCGACTCCGAGGGCAACTCCGTGCGCCTCTCGTGCCAGCGCTCCAAGTTCAACCTCAACACCCTCGACCCCAAGGACTTCCCCGAGTTTCCGGCCGTGGAGGCCGAGCGGTCCGTGGAGCTGCCCGCCGGCGTGCTGGCCACCATGGTCGACCGCGTGTACCGCGTGGTGTCCCGCGACCTCTCCAAGCCCATCCTCGGCGGCATCTACCTCACGGTGGACGAGAACCTCGTGCGCCTCGTGGCCACGGACTCCTACCGCCTGGCCGTCTGCGACACCACCCTGGAGACCTCGACCCTCACCGAGCCCTTCTCCATGATCGTGACCGGCAGCGCCTTCCACGACGCCCTGTCCATCGCCGACGCGGACGCCCCCGTGCTCATCGGCGCTGCCGCGTCCCAGGCGGTGTTCTCCTTCGGCGACACGGTCTACGTCTCCCGCCGCATCGAGGGCACGTTCCCCGACTACCGCCAGCTCCTGCCCAAGAGCTGCTCCACGTCGCTCGAGCTCCCGGTGGAGGAGGCCTCCGAGGGTCTGCGCCGCGTGTCGCTCGTGGCGGCGCAGAACCCGCGTGTGCGGTTCGACATCGACGCCGACGGCGACCTCGTGACCATGAGCGCCATGGACTCCGACGTGGGCGACGCGTCCGAGCAGGTGGAGGTGCCCGTGGAGGGTTCCTCCGTGGCCATCGGCCTCAACCACCGCTACGTCTCGGACTGCCTGAGCGCCGTGAGCGACCGCGAGAAGGTGCTGCTCGAGCTCCAGGGCGAGATGCAGCCCGCGGTGTTCAAGTCGTTCGGCACGCCCAACTACCTGCAGCTCATCATGCCCACGAGGCTCTAGTCCATGGGTCTTGCCCTGGTCCGCGCCACGCTGTCCGACTGGCGGTGCGCCCACGAGCTCGAGGTCGGATTCTCCCCGGCCATGACCGTGCTCGTGGGCCCCAACGCCAGCGGCAAGACCAACACCGTGGAGGTGCTGCAGCTGCTCACGGCCGGGACCTCGTTCCGCCGCCCGTCGCCCGCGGACCTCGTGCGCCAGGGCTGCGAGGCCG
This genomic window contains:
- a CDS encoding chromosomal replication initiator protein DnaA; the protein is MDQSMQSDARLLWDDATDLLAGTDAPEQLVRMMASCDPQDFSGGTLTVGAPSGFASRVLERERPRLEEALSSAAFEPVTVAFSAPSREVAAPTPAPAALTAPPSQPAPAAQAPVPGTQPRPVSTAGDPNTMTYEDYLALYGKGSPSQEPAAPSGQDAGPQPAGRAANPLVELCGEGDASLTFDTFVEADENRFALQAAKQVANGSTAYNPLFIHGSSGLGKTHLLRAIQNYIATNDPERQCVYRVASDFRDDYVAAMNGKDRSVKENLSRNYKDIDVLILDDIQHIANAQGTMTFFFETFNHLIEHGKQIVLAADVPPAEIGMDERFTSRMLQGLPVAVQSPSLEFKRVLIDTFHQRMKGGDGPEAAGDLTSDDLSLMAERAGGNIRSIRGFVQKCLFTSAALAAEGKSIEPADIVAAAAEVWPADGVLISIDDIQQMVQSQFSVSRQDLVSNKRNKEIAQPRHVAIYLARELTDSTLQEIGRKFGGRSHATVKHSIAWVEDRMDQDRLFHDQVMRLRDRLGGS
- the dnaN gene encoding DNA polymerase III subunit beta, with the protein product MRFTVSQTALQKALSVVIKGTAASSTLPILTGIKITAGEGTLEFQATDLDISLKHRIPANVEDGGTTVVSGKMIAGIVKSLPDAPVTFDSEGNSVRLSCQRSKFNLNTLDPKDFPEFPAVEAERSVELPAGVLATMVDRVYRVVSRDLSKPILGGIYLTVDENLVRLVATDSYRLAVCDTTLETSTLTEPFSMIVTGSAFHDALSIADADAPVLIGAAASQAVFSFGDTVYVSRRIEGTFPDYRQLLPKSCSTSLELPVEEASEGLRRVSLVAAQNPRVRFDIDADGDLVTMSAMDSDVGDASEQVEVPVEGSSVAIGLNHRYVSDCLSAVSDREKVLLELQGEMQPAVFKSFGTPNYLQLIMPTRL